AGCGGCCTCGCCCCACCGCGCAGGGGGTGGACGCCAACGCCAGCAAGGGGCACCTCGAGGCGGTGGCCCGCAAGGTCGGCATCGAAGACCCGGCGGATCTGGCCAGGGACGACCTCGTGCGGGCCATCGAGAAGGCCAACGCCCGGGCCACCGCGCGGGCTCGCAAGCGCTGAGGGCAGGGCGCCACCGGGCGCCGTTTGGTTGTGCTCCGGGCGGGTAGGGCAGCCGGCGAGCGGACAGGAGAGGCGGCACGAGATGGGCATGGGTCGGATGGGTGACGTGCTGGTCGGTGCGGCCGGCGACGTGGCCGGCGCGGTGGTCGACCCCCGGCAGGGGCTCAGCCGGTTGCGCGCGGCAGGCCCCGCGCGCGCCCTGGTCACCGCGGGGGCGGGTCTGGTGATCGGCTACCTGGTGGCCCGGTCCCGGCGCCGCCGCTGACGCCGCCGATCAACCGGCTGATCTCCGCGGCGGCCGGGTGTCGCGGGGCGACGGCCAGGAAACGCCGCAGGGTCCGGTCCGCCTCGGCGGGGCGGTCGGTGCGTTCGGCCAGTCCCAGCACGAGCAGCCCGTCGGGCGAGTCCGGGGCGTGGGCGAGCACCTCCCGCGCGGTTCCCGCCGCCCCCGCCGAGTCGCCCGCGCGCAACAGCGCGAAGCCCAGTCGTAGCCGCAGCATGTCGTCGGGGCGGTCCCGCAGCGCCTCCCGGTACAGCTGGGCCGCGGCGTCGTACCGGTGCTGCGCCTCCAGGTCACCGGCCAGCTGCACGGCGACCGCCACCGGGTCGGCCGGGGCGGCCGCCGGCGCGGCGGGACGGGCGAGACGGTCGGCGGCGACCGCCACCGTCGCCACCAGGGCGACCAGCCCGAGGGAGAGTGCCCGCCAGGCGCGCCGCGCGGCCCGGGGGTCCGGTGGCGGCGCCGGCCCGGCTGCGGCCCGGCGCGCGCGGGGGCGCAGCGTCCGGACGGCGGCGTACCCGCCGCCCAGCAGGACGAGCAGGGGTACGCCCCAGAGCAGCAGTTCCGCCGTGCGGACCGGCGGATCGGTGAGCACGTCGGGGCCGTAGCGCGCCACGAACCACCGGCGGATCTCGGCGCGGTCCCGTCCCGCGGCGACCTGGTCGGCCACCGCCTGCCGCATCGCTGCGGCGATCGGCGAGTTGGAGTCCGCCACCGACTCGCCCTGGCAGGCCGGGCAGCGCAGTCCGGCGGCGACCGCCCGGACCGGGTCCGGCCCGGTGTGGTCGCCGGCGGACCGGGCGAGCCCCACGGCCGCGGCCAGGGTCAGCGCGGTGAGGACGAGCGCCACCAGGGCGCGCCGCCGGCTCACCCGGTCAGCAGCGGGCCCACCCGCTGCTCCAGCCACTCCCGGGTGACGACGCCCCGCTGACGGTCGACGATCCGGCCGGCCCGGTCGATCACGAACGTCTCCGGCACGCCGCGCACGCCCCAGTCGACCGCCCGGGTCCCGTCCGGGTCCGGCAGCACGGTCAGCCGGGTCGCCCCGGTCTCGGTGAGCAGCGACCGGACGGCCTCGGCGCCGTCCCGGATGTTCAGCCCGACCAGTCGCAGGCCCTGCGGGGACCAGCGCCGTTCGGCGTCGACCAGCAGCGGCAGCTCGTCGCGGCAGGGGCCACACCAGGACGCGAAGACGTTGACCAGCACCACGTGTCCGCGGGCGTCGGCCAGGTCGAAGCGGCCGCCGTCCAGGGTGGTGCCGGACAGCGCGGGAGCGGGGGCGGGTGGCCCGGCGGTGGCCGTAGCGGTGGTCGGTGTCGCCGGGGCGCGCAGGCCGAGGGCGAGCAGCGTGCCGACGGCCGCGGTGAGCGCCAGCCCGACGACCTGCCCGGCCCGCAGCCAGGCCGGCCGGCGGATCACCGGGCGGCTCCGGAGCCGGCCGCGACGGGCGTGGCGCCGACCTCCGTCGGCGCGGTCGGCCGGCGCCGGGGACCGGCCGCGCCGACCGCCGCCATCAGGCCGCCCAGGGCGGTCAGCCCACCGCCGGCCCAGAGCAGCCCGACCAGTGGGTTCACCGCCAGCCGTACGGTCGCGCTGCCGCTGTCCGGGGCGACCGCGAGCAGCGTGACGTACGTGTCGCGGAGCGGGCCGGTGTCGATCGCCGGCACGGTGACGGCGGTGTCCCGGGCCGGGTGGTAGCGCAGGGCCGGTGTCGCGGTGCGTCCCGTGGACAACCGCAGCCGCGCCCGGGCCGACATGCCGTCGCTGCCGCCCGCACGGTCGACCCCGATCAGGCGCGCGCTCACGTCGGCGACCCGGATCGTCTCCCCGGTCCGGATGGTCCGCTCGGTGTGCCGGCCGTACGCCGAGGACCCGGCGACGCCCACCGCCACCAGGGCGATGCCGGCGTGCGCGACCAGCCCGGCCAGGCGGGACGGCCGCCGGAACGCGCCCGGCCCGCGCAGCCGTTCGACCAGTTCGCCGGCCAGGCCGGCGAGCACGAACGCGGCCGCGCCGAAGGCGGCGAGCGCGGGCGGTCCGGGGCGGCTGAGCAGCCCGGTCGCGGCGACGGTTGCCAGGGCGGCGGCCGTGGGCAGGACGAGCCGGCGCACGGCCGCCGCCCGGTCCCGCACCCGCAGTGCCGGGGTCACCCCGGCGACCAGCAGCAGCACGACCGCCAACGGCACCGCGGTCCGCTGGTAGTAGTCCGGCCCGACCGAGACGCGGGGGCCGCCGAGCGGTCCGGAGAGCAGCGGCAGGACCGTGCCGATCAGCACCACCGCGGCGATCGTCACCAGCAGGACCCCGTTGACCAGCACCGCGGTGGTCCGGGACAGC
This sequence is a window from Micromonospora sp. NBRC 110009. Protein-coding genes within it:
- a CDS encoding TlpA family protein disulfide reductase; its protein translation is MIRRPAWLRAGQVVGLALTAAVGTLLALGLRAPATPTTATATAGPPAPAPALSGTTLDGGRFDLADARGHVVLVNVFASWCGPCRDELPLLVDAERRWSPQGLRLVGLNIRDGAEAVRSLLTETGATRLTVLPDPDGTRAVDWGVRGVPETFVIDRAGRIVDRQRGVVTREWLEQRVGPLLTG
- a CDS encoding cytochrome c-type biogenesis protein CcmH, with the translated sequence MSRRRALVALVLTALTLAAAVGLARSAGDHTGPDPVRAVAAGLRCPACQGESVADSNSPIAAAMRQAVADQVAAGRDRAEIRRWFVARYGPDVLTDPPVRTAELLLWGVPLLVLLGGGYAAVRTLRPRARRAAAGPAPPPDPRAARRAWRALSLGLVALVATVAVAADRLARPAAPAAAPADPVAVAVQLAGDLEAQHRYDAAAQLYREALRDRPDDMLRLRLGFALLRAGDSAGAAGTAREVLAHAPDSPDGLLVLGLAERTDRPAEADRTLRRFLAVAPRHPAAAEISRLIGGVSGGAGTGPPGSRSPDPPPR